The following DNA comes from Campylobacter concisus ATCC 51562.
GCAAGACAGAAAAGGTATCGCCATTTATCGCTTTTAAATTTGAGCATTCTAGGCTTGCAAGGTTGCTTTGCGTGATCTTAAAAGCAGCTCTATCTTTTTCGATAGCGATAGCTTCACGCGCTCCATTGCTAACGGCCTCACATGCCATTACACCGCTTCCACCAAAGCCCTCTATAAATGTAAGCGAGTAAATTTCATCTCTAATGACGTTAAAAAAGGACTCTTTTACGATACTTTTTGTGCTTCTAGTCGTGCTTAGACTTGGAAGTTCAAGCCTTTTGCCTTTAAATTTACCACTTGAAATTTTAGTGTAAAGCTTCACTGATTTGCCCTTAGAATTTCAAGAAGATCAGCTTTAAATTTATCTATCAAAAGTGAAATTTTCTCTTCTGAGCTCTTTTCATTTTTAGCTTCATTTAGCTCATTTGCTTTTGAAATTTGCATAGCTGAGTAAAATTCTTCAAGCGTATCAAGAAGTGTCGTCTTGGTAAAAGGATGAGAAAGATGAGCATTTTTACCTATTATAAATAGCGGTTTTTTTGTCGCGATCTCGCGGTCACTCACTACAAAATCACAATCCTTATGATGAGCAGCCAAATTTCCACAAAAAAGCAGCAGTGTCTTTTGAAGTAAAATACACTCGCACTCAAATGAAATTTTCATATCTCTTCCTATAAATTTTTGCTCGATTTTAGCCTAAATAATCAAAAATTTGTATAAACACTAAAGGATTTTAAAATTTTACCGATGTAGAAGCTAACGTAAGTTTTAAGGAGTAAAACTATGGAAATCTTTAAGGTAGCAGCAAATCAGGTACTAGATACGAGCATGAGCACATCCGCTCAACGACAAATAGACAGCAGACCTATTGAGCATTCTGATATAAAATTAAATGCTGATAAAAACAATGAAACAAAAGACATTAACGAGCTAGACGGACTTAGCAACGAAGAGCTTGCCAAAAGAACAAGAGAGGTCACTGACAGACTAAACTATCAA
Coding sequences within:
- a CDS encoding FlaG family protein, with amino-acid sequence MEIFKVAANQVLDTSMSTSAQRQIDSRPIEHSDIKLNADKNNETKDINELDGLSNEELAKRTREVTDRLNYQMQQLDTNVRFAYNEKLNLMVVQVKDAKTGEEITQLPSKEAIRISEYFKESIGILFDKES
- the rsmD gene encoding 16S rRNA (guanine(966)-N(2))-methyltransferase RsmD is translated as MKLYTKISSGKFKGKRLELPSLSTTRSTKSIVKESFFNVIRDEIYSLTFIEGFGGSGVMACEAVSNGAREAIAIEKDRAAFKITQSNLASLECSNLKAINGDTFSVLPDLINSQNGKVLLYLDPPFDIRAGFDDIYKKLLNLISQLKKEKIYMIVFEHNSDFKFSDEISTYKLVKFKKFGATSLSYFQ